In one Oncorhynchus kisutch isolate 150728-3 unplaced genomic scaffold, Okis_V2 Okis04b-Okis11a_hom, whole genome shotgun sequence genomic region, the following are encoded:
- the LOC116359711 gene encoding extensin-like, producing MSQEFSSPYTPIGHPHQTPPSDTTTGHPHRTPLPDTPIRNPHQTTLQDTPIRHPYRTPLPDTPTGHPHRTPLSDNPIRHPYRTPPSDNPIRHPHQTPLPDTPSDTHIRYPIPDTPIRHPHRTPLPDTRTGHPHRTSLSDTLPDTPTGHPHQTPLPDTPIGHPHQTHLPDTPIRHPHRTPLPDTRTGHPHRTPLSDSPIRHPYRTPPSDTPIRHPHRTPLPDTPIGHPYRTPPSDTHIRYPYRTPPSDTPTGHPYRIPAPDTPIGHPCQTPYRTPLPDTPIRHPYQTPPSDTPIRHTYRTPPSDTPNGHPHQTPLPDTPIRHPHHYRPYQGSSSETARY from the exons ATGAGCCAGGAGTTCAGCTCCCCCT ACACCCCCATCGGACACCCCCATCAGACACCCCCATCGGACACCACTACCGGACACCCCCATCGGACACCCCTACCGGACACCCCCATCAGAAACCCTCATCAGACAACCCTACAGGACACCCCCATCAGACACCCCTACCGGACACCCCTACCAGACACCCCCACCGGACACCCCCATCGGACACCCCTGTCAGACAACCCCATCAGACACCCCTACCGGACACCCCCATCGGACAACCCCATCAGACACCCCCATCAGACACCCCTACCGGACACCCCATCAGACACCCACATCAGATACCCCATACCGGACACCCCCATCAGACACCCCCACCGGACACCCCTACCGGACACCCGCACCGGACACCCCCATCGGACATCCCTGTCAGACACCCTACCGGACACCCCTACCGGACACCCCCATCAGACACCCCTACCGGACACCCCCATCGGACACCCCCATCAGACACACCTACCGGACACCCCCATCAGACACCCCCACCGGACACCCCTACCGGACACCCGCACCGGACACCCCCATCGGACACCCCTGTCAGACAGCCCCATCAGACACCCCTACCGGACACCCCCATCAGACACCCCCATCAGACACCCCCACCGGACACCCCTACCGGACACCCCCATCGGACACCCCTACCGCACACCCCCATCAGACACCCACATCAGATACCCCTACCGGACACCCCCATCAGACACCCCCACCGGACACCCCTACCGGATACCCGCACCGGACACCCCCATCGGACATCCCTGTCAGACACCCTACCGGACACCCCTACCGGACACCCCCATCAGACACCCCTACCAGACACCCCCATCGGACACCCCCATCAGACACACCTACCGGACACCCCCATCAGACACCCCCAACGGACACCCCCATCAGACACCCCTACCGGATACTCCCATCAGACACCCCCATCACTACAGACCGTACCAGGGGTCATCATCAGAAACGGCACGATACTGA